In the genome of Dromiciops gliroides isolate mDroGli1 chromosome 1, mDroGli1.pri, whole genome shotgun sequence, the window TGTTACTATCAATGTTGAAATGTTTCGTATTCATATTTAAATTCTACACTTGCTTAAGTCCTTTTTGTCTAGAAATGGCGTAATTTACCTTACTACAACTGAACCAAAGTAATTTTATATTAACCCATTGacgaaaacattaaaataaatgaaatctctTTACTTTTGGTTTAATGATGATTAACATACTAATTATGATCTACATTAATTAAACTATTGTCAGAGAAATGCTTTATTTCTTTCAGAAAAAGTTACAATAACAGGCCATCAATTCCAACATTCCGTTTTGCTTGTTAAGAACAGGGAAAAATACTGCTCAGTTACAGTAGTTGCGTCTGCGCGACTTGCTAGTTTTTTCAGCAGCAGGGCTGGTAGTAGTGGGAGACAAAAGAGCTGTCCAGGATTTCAGTATTTCAGTAGCCTAGCAGACATTCAGAGTCGGAGCTGTCCAGAGTTTCCCGTTTTGAGTTTAGGATTTTTAGTTTTACAATTTCAGCTATACTCGACCAGCAGAGGATAGTCAAAACGGGAAGTTACTAAGGTAAGCTTACttattaaatatgaaagaaaactagagaaaCAGAACTACGAGATTACGATTAACTCATgaagaagcaaaagaaacaatACATGTTCAATAAATGCAGCAGGATTTCCTTGGTAAATGGATTTCAGTGATATTGTAAATGGATTGTATTTCTCACAGAAAGGAGAGATTTGGGTGGTTTAGGACTCCCTCCTAACGatcctgccccctccctttattttatttgagaTAGTTTACTTGTTGCAATGATATATGAAGAGTTGGAGGAATGATCAAGTGAACCAGATTTCATTAGGCGCTGTGTAACaatatcctttctcttctccaaatacTCCCCtttgggtacacacacacacacacacacacacacacacacacacacacacacacacacgcacacatatccacactccccccacccccacatccacACCCAAACACACTGTTTTCCTAGCTAAAAAagcttaatattattttattgaatcAGAACCTGGAGCCCAGAAATCCTAATTTGTGCTTTGATAATCATTTTACAGTCTTAAAGAAGTCAGAAGTAACTGGACCAGCTCTTCAGCTTCTTGTAACCCAGTGTCGCACTGGCCTGTGATGCTTCCAGAGCAACTTTGAAAAGCCACAGGGGAAAAAGGTTTCTTCTGGTCTCGAACTGCTTCTGAGGTCGTGCTCTCCTCTAACAACAATGTCCGTGGTTAGGCAACTCTGTAAAGGAGATACAGCCTGAGTAGAAGGGATTAGGTTGCGAGTGGTAGAGGGGAGTGAGGGTGGCAAGGCGAGAACTGTCGCTAATCTCTTCTATCCCTAAgaggtttttctttcttatttccacctttccccaccccctcagcCTCCGGAGAGTGCACAAGACTTTCTGGAACCCAATAATCCTTTCCCTTTAGGAACATGTATAATCTATCTTCCAGTTCTGGACCAGGGAACTCGTCCTGCCCGAACCCAGAGGTGGGCTGCTCCCAGGAGCTGGCAGAGGAAGATGCGGGAGAGCCCGGGGGTCACAACGCCTCCAGCCGTGAGCTGCTCCTGCAGCCCCTGTATATAGCTGTACCGGTCATCTACTCCGTGATCTGCGCAGTGGGGCTGGCCGGCAACACAGCGGTGCTCTATGTCCTACTCCGGGCGCCCAGGATGAAGACAGTCACCAACTTGTTCATCCTGAACTTAGCCATTGCGGATGAGCTCTTTACTCTGGTGCTGCCTATCAACATTGCTGACTACCTTCTACTGCAGTGGCCCTTCGGGGAGTTGATGTGCAAACTCATCATCTCCATTGACCAATACAACACCTTTTCCAGCCTATACTTCCTCACAGTTATGAGCATCGACCGCTACCTGGTAGTGTTGGCCACTGTTGAGTCCCGCAAGATGGCCTACCGCACCTACCGGGCGGCCAAGGTAGTCAGTTTGGCAGTCTGGTTACTGGTCACTCTTATCGTCCTGCCCTTTACAATCTTCGCCCAACTCTACGAGGAGGAGGGTCGCTTCCAGTGCGTCCTGGTGTTTCCCCAGCCAGAGAGCTTTTGGTGGAAGGTGAGCCGCATCTACACACTCATCCTGGGCTTCGCCATCCCTGTGTCCACCATCTGTATCCTCTACACCATCATGCTGTGTCGGTTGCGGGCCATGCAGCTGGACAGCAATGCCAAAGCCCTGGATCGAGCCAAAAAGCGGGTGACTCTCATGGTTCTGGTCATCCTGGCTGTGTGCCTCTTCTGCTGGACGCCTTATCACCTTAGCACCGTGGTCGCCCTCACCACAGATATCCCGCAAACTCCAGTCATCATCGGAGTCTCCTACTTCATCACAAGCCTGAGCTATGCTAATAGCTGCCTCAACCCTTTCCTCTATGCTTTTCTCGATGACAACTTTCGGAGAAGTTTCCGTAAGCTGGTGGAGTGTCGGGCCTCTCCTTGAAGTCTGGGGTTCCTCTGGGAATCATCTCTTTCATTTCCTGCCCACACACTGTGTTCTCCTTGGTCCTCTAATCCTTGGTCACCCAGAGGGGGAACTGGTGGTCTGAATTATTATAGCCTTCGTATGGGGAAGATGAGGTCACTTGGTCAAAGCCTTTTCCCtaacctttttttattttttgcgaaCGTGAAAACATATTGCATTTACCTTgcaccagcttttttttttttttttttgaggggggagggagcttAAGAAGTTTTCTTCAGTGTCGTTGTCCAAACCTTTActttaaaatcaaacaaaactaaGATTTTGGGAACGATTTGGACcttggaaagaaacaaaaaggaaaacagagaaacTAATGCCCCCcccgcggcccccccccccccaatcaaccCAACGCTCTTCTGTGCTCCATGCTCTGTTGTACTCAGATGCTTCCTGTTAGTGTCTTGCTTTCCTTGAGCCTAACCGGGAGTGAAACGCGTCAGTTGTCTTTGCCACTGgccttttttcatctttctccctttttcttctctctgtattTTGGTATCAGAGTGGGATCAAGCGTTTTCTCTAGgttactaaataatttttttccgcACTTAGACTGCTTGGAACAACAAGACTTCTCTCTACCATATTCTAGAGTGGCAGAAAGGTGCGCTAGGAGTGCCTTGGCGTTGGCAGACATTGACCATGAAAATCTCTTTGAGGCGGCTCTTGAAAGTGGTTCTCGCTACCCTTCCTGAACTTCTCCTCAGGAAAACGACTGCATCTTGTCTAGTTGTTGGGGcagatggagaaagggaaggagggaagaagggagaaagtagTGGGGTCAGACCTAGCAGTAAGTAGGCTGCTAGCTGAAATCTCCTAGAGGATTCTGAGTCCAGGAGAAAATCAATGATTTTGATAAGGCAGCTTATGTTTTCTCGGGTGGAAAAGTAACCTTCTTGGAATTGTGCTCAATGACACTCCTGTTTTCTCCGGTCagtagaggggaaggagggaaagaggatgcGCAGTGCAGGGAGATGTATCATCACCTTGGACCTGCCTGGGTTAAACTCGGTGTAACAAAGGAGTAAAATCAGTTTTTTTCAGAGGAAGACCCCAGCTACAACTTTTCCTTTCTGGGTGTTTGGATCTTTCCTGATCCTTGCCCTCTCCCCGAGATACACTTAAGAGCAGTTTGACGATTTGATGTCAGAAGCCAAGGTCTTAGATTTTCTGCTTTCCAAACAGTTTATTTCTGGATTCGTAGCAgtaaagtgggggaaaaaaaaattcgcGCGAGCACATTCAGACCTATGGTTTTGGAGCCATCTGCTGTAGAAAAAATTTCTAGCTGCAAGAGCACATTTGCTAAATTCTACTGCCCAGCTTTTGTTGTTCTAAAATGAACTAAAATGATGTAACTGAGCGCCCTACTGTGTTAGTAATTGCACTTTCAACAAAGTATCCCCATTCCAATTCACCACCAGCCAACTTGGGGCCAGCTGAGAACCTCTTCCTGAATTTTatttcaggagggagggagggagggaaggaaggagggaaagggaagaggaagggggaggagagggacagagagagggacagagagggacagagagggagatTGATTGAGAATTATATATggcagtatagtggaaagagcaatggcaCCGgtttcagaaaatctgggttcaaagcctgactacttgtgtgactttggccaagtcactcaactttcTGCATCccagtttttttaatctctaaacAAGGGAGCTGAACTCTATAATCTTTGGCATCCCTTCTAGTTACAGACCCTTAGTATAATTAAATCTGAATTGAAACACTACAAAAGAGGTATAAATCAAAAGAAACTTTATCCTTATGAGTAAATGATGCAAGTTCTAGGTGATTACCACAGATATTCCCCTTAACTCCAAGAAATGTCTTGTAAATGTTTGCTCTTCCTCACAAGAGGGAACAGTTGAGATCTGTGATGAGTTCCtctttagcttccattttctcaccaaaaat includes:
- the NPBWR1 gene encoding neuropeptides B/W receptor type 1; its protein translation is MYNLSSSSGPGNSSCPNPEVGCSQELAEEDAGEPGGHNASSRELLLQPLYIAVPVIYSVICAVGLAGNTAVLYVLLRAPRMKTVTNLFILNLAIADELFTLVLPINIADYLLLQWPFGELMCKLIISIDQYNTFSSLYFLTVMSIDRYLVVLATVESRKMAYRTYRAAKVVSLAVWLLVTLIVLPFTIFAQLYEEEGRFQCVLVFPQPESFWWKVSRIYTLILGFAIPVSTICILYTIMLCRLRAMQLDSNAKALDRAKKRVTLMVLVILAVCLFCWTPYHLSTVVALTTDIPQTPVIIGVSYFITSLSYANSCLNPFLYAFLDDNFRRSFRKLVECRASP